A region of Candidatus Margulisiibacteriota bacterium DNA encodes the following proteins:
- a CDS encoding threonylcarbamoyl-AMP synthase — protein MAEFIKLFNKNPDPRLVSKVVDCLQTGGVIIYPTDTVYGIGCDIYNRKAIEKVAQIKGLKIEKANFSFICYDLSHISDYTKQLDKTTYKLLRRALPGPFTFILKASSKVPKIFESQKKTVGIRIPDNNIILTIVKELGNPILTSSIHDEDSIIEYSTDPELIYEKYQDLVDIVIDGGCGGSIASTVVDCSTDAGPMLIRQGKGNLDEIL, from the coding sequence ATGGCGGAATTCATAAAATTATTCAATAAAAATCCTGATCCAAGGCTCGTCAGCAAAGTTGTTGATTGCCTTCAAACCGGCGGAGTAATAATTTATCCGACCGATACTGTTTATGGCATTGGCTGTGACATTTATAACCGCAAAGCAATAGAAAAAGTTGCACAAATCAAAGGCTTGAAAATAGAAAAAGCCAACTTTTCTTTTATCTGCTACGATTTAAGTCATATTTCTGATTACACTAAGCAACTGGACAAAACTACTTACAAGCTGCTTAGAAGGGCCCTGCCAGGACCTTTTACCTTTATTTTAAAAGCCAGCAGTAAAGTTCCTAAAATATTTGAATCACAGAAAAAAACAGTAGGCATCAGGATTCCTGACAATAATATAATCCTGACCATTGTTAAAGAGCTGGGAAATCCGATCCTTACATCATCAATACATGACGAAGATAGCATTATTGAATATTCAACGGACCCTGAATTGATATACGAAAAATATCAGGACCTCGTCGATATAGTAATTGATGGTGGTTGCGGAGGTAGTATTGCCTCAACAGTTGTAGATTGTTCAACTGATGCCGGGCCAATGCTTATTCGTCAGGGTAAAGGCAATCTCGATGAAATACTGTGA
- the rnhC gene encoding ribonuclease HIII — translation MIQAKDKYDYYQQLKAILEPAGLLCDPYKEINYGVQFSVDLNGLTNTLRIYESKKKGISLDLSQVTNESIKQIIGSALSLFPLPRSEKNPCDEVVNSDINDLLPIIGTDESGKGDFFGPLVVAGVYCDERIAKILEILGVKDCKLTSDKQVLELAIKIEQICPYAIIAIGNPKYNEMYEKSRNLNSIMGWAHATTIEKVLEKQPCDTVLSDKFADDAVIKSRLKEKGKQVKLIQRTKAESHIAVAAASVIARARFLNTLSAYEKQYGFEFGKGGASPKVIATGKQFIKEQGKENLNQVAKMHFKTLESIL, via the coding sequence ATGATCCAGGCAAAAGACAAATATGATTATTATCAGCAACTAAAGGCTATTTTAGAACCAGCAGGACTGCTTTGTGATCCTTATAAAGAAATCAACTACGGGGTACAGTTTAGCGTAGATCTGAACGGTTTGACTAATACTCTTAGGATCTATGAAAGCAAAAAAAAAGGCATTTCACTTGATCTGTCACAAGTAACCAACGAATCAATTAAACAAATAATAGGATCAGCGCTCTCACTTTTTCCGCTGCCACGCTCAGAAAAGAACCCATGCGACGAGGTTGTAAACAGCGATATAAACGATTTACTTCCGATCATCGGAACTGATGAATCCGGAAAAGGAGACTTTTTTGGGCCTTTAGTCGTTGCCGGGGTATATTGCGATGAGCGTATTGCCAAAATACTGGAAATACTTGGAGTTAAAGACTGCAAATTAACAAGCGACAAACAAGTTCTGGAATTGGCAATTAAAATCGAACAAATCTGTCCATATGCGATAATTGCCATCGGTAACCCCAAATATAATGAAATGTACGAAAAATCCAGAAACCTGAACTCGATCATGGGCTGGGCACATGCAACAACCATAGAAAAGGTACTGGAAAAGCAACCGTGTGATACCGTCCTCTCTGATAAATTTGCCGATGATGCCGTAATCAAATCGCGCCTGAAAGAAAAAGGTAAACAAGTCAAACTGATACAAAGAACTAAAGCTGAATCGCATATTGCCGTAGCTGCTGCATCGGTTATCGCCAGGGCGCGCTTTTTAAATACCCTTTCCGCTTATGAAAAACAATATGGCTTTGAATTTGGCAAAGGCGGCGCATCCCCAAAGGTTATCGCAACCGGAAAGCAGTTCATAAAAGAACAAGGAAAAGAAAACCTGAACCAAGTAGCAAAAATGCACTTTAAAACCCTTGAGAGCATTCTTTAG
- a CDS encoding retaining beta-glycosidase, with protein MIFNILYCNNIVDMKIKSLIFVFLFILTGISHCSEPLNQNSLTEIDKSSFIHRKGTELVIGKNDEPIWLKGVCFGNYVWDGAGIPSFHHSVSDYQRVKDMNMNAIRFYLNYSFFFKDNNKKQYSNECWAWLDDNIEMAKQHGIYLILNMHVPPGGFQSNGEGLELWDKKENQDRFKKLWKAIAKKYKNEPVIAGYDILNEPVTSQSIDQWKELAQETVDAIRSEDINHLIIVERLNGIAGKWETYSSINLFLVNDENTMYTFHYYNPIEYTHQNTSWTSFGEGGAYPDRNWLEVPQDATWVARNFNSPYLPVGNSDWTFYKGKQLKITDPTIIAGKPLLVSCKNSGNAYFDDFVVKEFDEKGNFVKNACEINIKPENDWQLWSDDQSGCSVVDKATGHKDSASLMVSDTTGAANCYNNKFRFAVRTNYSYSIEGWMKGERINSDAQCQLGIVFEQSPARRQAMPRDKEYLESELKRFIDFGKTNNVPVYVGEWGLYQDCFSSGKGGESWVSDMLDLFNRYKVHYTYHAYHESAFGIFNNPEGLPDISQANTTLIDLFKKKIPVSD; from the coding sequence TTGATTTTTAATATATTATATTGTAATAATATAGTAGATATGAAAATAAAATCATTAATTTTCGTTTTTTTATTTATTCTGACTGGAATCAGCCATTGTTCCGAACCGCTTAATCAAAATAGTCTTACAGAAATCGACAAATCATCCTTCATCCATAGAAAAGGAACAGAACTGGTCATAGGAAAAAATGACGAACCTATTTGGCTTAAAGGCGTCTGCTTTGGGAATTATGTATGGGATGGCGCCGGTATTCCCTCGTTCCATCATTCAGTAAGTGATTATCAACGTGTAAAAGATATGAATATGAACGCTATCAGGTTCTACCTCAATTATTCATTTTTTTTCAAAGACAATAATAAAAAACAATATAGCAACGAGTGCTGGGCGTGGCTCGACGATAACATTGAAATGGCAAAACAACACGGCATTTATTTAATCCTGAATATGCACGTGCCGCCCGGCGGGTTCCAATCCAATGGAGAGGGACTGGAGTTATGGGATAAAAAAGAGAATCAGGATCGGTTCAAAAAACTTTGGAAAGCGATCGCTAAAAAGTACAAAAATGAGCCGGTTATTGCCGGCTATGATATCTTAAACGAGCCGGTGACTTCTCAGTCGATCGATCAATGGAAAGAACTAGCACAAGAGACAGTCGATGCTATCAGGTCGGAAGATATTAATCATCTCATCATCGTTGAGAGACTTAATGGAATCGCTGGTAAATGGGAGACGTATAGCAGTATTAATCTTTTTCTCGTGAATGACGAAAATACTATGTATACATTCCATTACTACAACCCTATTGAGTACACCCATCAAAATACTTCCTGGACAAGCTTTGGGGAGGGGGGTGCATACCCGGATAGGAATTGGCTGGAAGTGCCACAAGATGCAACGTGGGTCGCCAGGAATTTTAATAGTCCGTACTTGCCTGTTGGCAATAGCGATTGGACATTCTATAAAGGGAAACAGTTAAAGATTACCGATCCAACAATAATAGCAGGAAAACCATTGCTTGTTTCCTGTAAGAATTCCGGAAATGCTTATTTTGATGATTTTGTTGTCAAGGAATTTGATGAAAAAGGTAATTTCGTCAAAAACGCCTGTGAGATTAATATTAAACCTGAAAACGACTGGCAACTATGGAGTGATGATCAAAGTGGATGTTCTGTTGTTGATAAAGCTACAGGACATAAAGACTCTGCTTCGCTCATGGTCTCCGATACTACCGGAGCAGCAAATTGTTATAATAACAAGTTTCGATTTGCCGTAAGAACAAATTATTCCTATTCCATCGAGGGATGGATGAAAGGCGAGAGGATTAATAGCGATGCACAATGCCAACTGGGGATAGTATTTGAACAGAGTCCTGCCCGAAGACAAGCCATGCCGAGGGATAAGGAATATTTAGAATCAGAGCTTAAGCGGTTTATAGACTTTGGTAAAACTAACAACGTGCCGGTTTACGTTGGCGAATGGGGATTGTATCAGGATTGCTTTAGTTCCGGTAAAGGCGGCGAGAGCTGGGTCAGCGATATGCTCGATCTGTTTAACCGCTACAAAGTTCATTATACCTACCATGCATATCATGAGTCTGCATTTGGCATATTTAATAATCCTGAAGGATTGCCTGACATTTCACAAGCTAATACCACGCTAATAGATCTTTTCAAGAAGAAAATTCCCGTATCCGATTGA
- a CDS encoding Lrp/AsnC family transcriptional regulator translates to MLNAIILFNVERNKINQVAGALADIDGISEVYSVAGRYDLVAIIRVKDQDKLADLVTSGLINIEGIIKSETLTAFQVHSQHDLDRMFSL, encoded by the coding sequence ATGCTAAACGCGATAATTCTTTTTAATGTTGAGAGAAATAAAATCAATCAGGTTGCCGGGGCACTTGCCGATATTGACGGAATCAGTGAAGTCTATTCTGTGGCTGGTAGATATGATCTTGTTGCTATCATCCGGGTAAAAGATCAGGATAAACTGGCAGACCTGGTTACTTCGGGGTTGATTAATATCGAGGGAATAATTAAATCAGAAACCTTAACTGCCTTTCAGGTACATTCTCAGCATGATCTTGATCGAATGTTTTCCCTGTAA
- a CDS encoding ABC transporter ATP-binding protein, which translates to MKNKNYSNYPLLKLLPYLRSYKRELIYVFAFIAFLLTVQLVRPLLIKLAIDKYIMTKNITGLTWVVSLFIVFLCLEFLFSYAQTYYTELVSQKIMAKLRLNVFQKIEHQSMSFFDKNKVGGLISRITTDIDNLEEMFTTGLIDTVIKLGMILIIIVIIFYLNVKLALFTIACMPVTLSVFYLFSGYVIARYRELRRLAAQFSGYLQENIGNMKIIQVFNQEERHKEQFREINRNVSTVNNKIIFSFALLFPMIEISSSFTTAAILWYGGLSIFAGLMTIGTLIAFLEYVQKLFNPLKEISERYNVIQSATASAERIFGLLESSDHLIHDGTEVLNATSGAIDLNDVWFAYIRNDWVIKGLSLSIQPGEKIAIIGATGSGKSTILKLLLRFYELQKGSIRIDGHDIRELTQHSLRSKFGYITQDPYLFSDTVANNIRLFDQAIDHEAIQNAAGFTGSASFIERLPDTYSHVLSERGSNLSVGEKQLLSLSRLAAINPPIFMLDEATAHIDVVTEALIEDNLQKIMESRTSIVVAHRLSTIKSVDRIIVMDKGRIVEDGKHEDLLARKGFYYTLYKYQYKFETAIES; encoded by the coding sequence ATGAAAAACAAAAATTATAGTAACTATCCATTATTAAAGCTTCTCCCCTACCTTCGCAGCTACAAAAGGGAGCTGATCTATGTCTTCGCCTTTATTGCCTTTCTGCTTACAGTGCAGCTAGTCCGTCCATTACTTATCAAATTAGCAATAGATAAGTACATCATGACAAAAAACATCACAGGACTTACCTGGGTTGTCAGCCTGTTCATCGTATTCCTGTGCCTGGAATTCCTGTTCTCCTATGCCCAGACATATTACACTGAGCTCGTCAGTCAAAAAATAATGGCAAAATTACGGCTCAACGTCTTCCAGAAAATCGAGCATCAGAGCATGTCGTTCTTCGACAAGAACAAAGTCGGAGGGCTTATCAGCCGAATAACCACTGATATCGATAACCTTGAAGAAATGTTCACAACCGGACTAATCGATACGGTTATTAAACTGGGAATGATCCTTATCATCATAGTTATTATTTTCTATCTCAATGTCAAACTGGCACTATTCACCATAGCATGTATGCCGGTAACTCTCAGCGTCTTCTATCTATTCTCGGGATACGTGATTGCCCGGTACCGCGAGCTTCGCAGGCTGGCAGCCCAGTTCTCAGGATATCTCCAGGAGAACATAGGCAACATGAAAATCATTCAGGTTTTTAACCAGGAAGAACGACATAAAGAACAGTTCAGGGAAATTAACAGGAATGTCTCTACTGTTAACAATAAGATTATTTTCTCGTTTGCCCTCCTCTTCCCGATGATCGAGATATCGTCGTCATTCACGACGGCAGCTATCCTCTGGTATGGAGGATTGAGCATATTCGCAGGTCTTATGACCATCGGTACGCTGATAGCTTTCCTTGAATATGTCCAGAAACTCTTTAATCCGTTAAAAGAAATATCCGAACGCTATAACGTCATACAGAGTGCTACAGCTTCAGCAGAACGAATTTTCGGGCTTCTGGAAAGCTCTGACCATCTCATCCATGACGGCACGGAAGTTCTCAACGCCACTTCTGGCGCAATAGATCTCAATGACGTCTGGTTTGCTTATATTAGAAATGATTGGGTCATTAAAGGACTCTCGTTAAGCATCCAACCCGGAGAAAAGATCGCGATAATCGGCGCAACCGGCTCCGGCAAAAGCACCATCCTCAAACTACTGCTAAGGTTCTATGAACTCCAAAAAGGCAGTATCCGCATTGACGGGCATGACATTCGCGAGCTCACGCAGCATTCACTAAGGTCCAAGTTCGGGTACATAACACAAGACCCGTATCTCTTTTCCGATACAGTTGCCAATAACATAAGACTTTTTGACCAAGCGATAGATCATGAGGCAATCCAAAACGCAGCAGGATTTACCGGTTCGGCTTCGTTTATCGAGCGACTGCCAGATACATATTCGCATGTACTGTCAGAACGAGGCAGCAATCTATCTGTCGGCGAAAAACAGCTGCTCTCACTATCCCGCCTGGCAGCGATCAATCCGCCAATATTCATGCTCGACGAAGCTACCGCCCATATAGATGTCGTAACTGAAGCACTAATCGAAGACAACCTGCAAAAGATCATGGAATCCCGAACCTCTATCGTCGTGGCACACCGCCTCTCCACCATCAAATCCGTCGACCGGATTATTGTTATGGACAAAGGTCGTATTGTTGAAGACGGGAAACACGAAGATCTGCTAGCCAGAAAAGGCTTCTATTATACCCTCTATAAATACCAGTACAAATTCGAAACAGCCATAGAGAGCTGA